One Candidatus Cloacimonadota bacterium genomic window, GGAGCACTTGAAAGATGTTCATCTGCAATTTTCTTCTCTGCAACAATGACCCCTTTTGATTATTTTAAGGATATTCTGGGATGTTCGGAATTTGTTGATTTTTTGAAATTACCATCTCCATTCACGGCAGAAAATCTGCAGGTTTTTAATGCCTATAAAATTTCAACCAGATACAAACACCGACAGCAAACCAGAGAGAAAATAGCGTCATTGATCACCGAATTTATTCAACAGAAAAAAGGAAATTATCTTGTTTTCTTCCCATCTTATGAATATCTAAAAATGGTTTATAAAAATTTTTCTCAATTAGTTGAGATAGATATGATCAGGCAATCACCTGCAATGACAGAAGTTGAGAGGAGTGATTTCCTGAAAAAATTTGATCATGAGAATGTCAGAACTTTAGTTGGATTTGCGGTTTTAGGAGGAATTTTCGGAGAAGGCATCGATCTGGTCGGAGAAAGACTGGACGGAGCAGTTATAGTTGGCGTCGGACTTCCTAAAATCTCTTTCGAACGACATCTGATCAGGCAATATTTTGATGAATATGAGAAAGGATTTGAGTATGCTTATATTTATCCGGGAATGACAAAAGTCCTGCAGGCAGCAGGAAGAGTGATCAGAACTGAAAACGATAAAGGCTCGATTTTGCTGATCGGTGACAGATTTATGAACTATCAGTATAAGTCCCTTTTACCTGAATATTGGAATCCAATAAAGATCGATAATATGAACTATTTTTATGACTAAAATGCATTGTTTTGCGTTTTAGTCAAGACTTTTCTGCAATTGCTTGCGTTTTGGTCAAATATTAAATCGTTAATTCCAATAAAAAATTCTCTGCTTTTCTGATCGGGATTTCACCACTCATTTTCTCTTTTCTCAAATAGCGTACTACCTGCACCCCGGGAATCTTGAAATGTTCATTGAAATAATGCAGATGGCGACTGACATTACTTGCA contains:
- a CDS encoding ATP-dependent DNA helicase, with protein sequence TYFDVLNFMRISELFDENYTTCYEKENRDFKVKLFCIDPSKLLNGALERCSSAIFFSATMTPFDYFKDILGCSEFVDFLKLPSPFTAENLQVFNAYKISTRYKHRQQTREKIASLITEFIQQKKGNYLVFFPSYEYLKMVYKNFSQLVEIDMIRQSPAMTEVERSDFLKKFDHENVRTLVGFAVLGGIFGEGIDLVGERLDGAVIVGVGLPKISFERHLIRQYFDEYEKGFEYAYIYPGMTKVLQAAGRVIRTENDKGSILLIGDRFMNYQYKSLLPEYWNPIKIDNMNYFYD